One stretch of Halobaculum marinum DNA includes these proteins:
- a CDS encoding DUF7351 domain-containing protein produces MTEDVSPTRRTFELLADETRLGIITSLGDASGEGGYATLAFSELQEAVGAEDNGRFNYHLKQLLGEFVEEKERGYGLTLAGIRAYQAVVARGRGRDTSVEPFELPDSCDSCGKPRYGWYEDGRAFLGCRSCGDIEIRYPVDGDRIDPDSPETVLEALDRRMKRDYASMFNGICPYCTGRVDLSPVKEADHWEATDMRPAEALVHAACRDCAWFLYANLASLLRFRGVVSEFYRDHGIDVWRDRAWSTEVDWHVDAVQVEPFQIAGRFEIDGDVLAIELDEELNIADWDRRSDD; encoded by the coding sequence ATGACCGAGGACGTGTCGCCGACACGGCGGACCTTCGAGCTCCTCGCCGACGAGACGCGGCTGGGGATCATCACGTCGCTGGGCGACGCGAGCGGTGAGGGTGGGTACGCGACGCTCGCGTTCAGCGAGTTGCAGGAGGCGGTCGGCGCCGAGGACAACGGGCGCTTCAACTACCACCTCAAGCAGTTGCTCGGCGAGTTCGTCGAGGAGAAGGAGCGCGGCTACGGCCTGACGCTCGCGGGCATCCGGGCGTACCAGGCCGTCGTCGCGCGGGGTCGCGGTAGGGACACGTCCGTCGAGCCGTTCGAGCTCCCAGACTCGTGTGACTCCTGTGGCAAACCGCGATACGGCTGGTACGAGGACGGTCGCGCGTTCTTGGGCTGCCGTTCGTGTGGTGACATCGAGATCAGGTATCCGGTAGACGGCGACCGGATAGACCCAGACTCTCCAGAGACGGTTCTCGAGGCGCTCGATCGGCGGATGAAGCGCGATTACGCGTCGATGTTCAACGGGATTTGCCCGTACTGTACCGGGCGTGTGGATCTGTCCCCGGTCAAGGAGGCCGACCACTGGGAGGCCACCGATATGCGGCCGGCGGAGGCGCTCGTCCACGCCGCTTGCCGCGACTGCGCGTGGTTCCTCTACGCCAACCTCGCGTCGCTCCTCCGCTTTCGCGGCGTCGTGTCGGAGTTCTACCGCGACCACGGGATCGACGTCTGGCGCGACCGAGCGTGGTCTACCGAGGTTGACTGGCACGTCGACGCCGTCCAGGTGGAGCCGTTCCAGATTGCGGGCCGGTTCGAAATCGACGGCGACGTGCTCGCCATCGAACTGGACGAGGAACTGAATATCGCCGACTGGGATCGACGCAGCGACGACTAA
- a CDS encoding ZIP family metal transporter: MADIITESSGVHIGDRGRLLGVVSTAVLVAASALALTTGRIKLFGIAWIAFAAMAVAGWLGGRTPGHHTGTLVWGYGLAAGAMVTSAAVFLLPQAMGQSAVFGGFGVALGLLVGYGAHTLGHRLAHMDLPLDRSLAELTAHAFSAGAIIGIIYGNMPELGLLLGLAIVSHKGPAGYAAVHRFAGRGGEWSAILLPAAGVGIAAIASSFLALPASAAVRGVVFGFATGVFLHVAMDFLPECEIGSEVHESLDHEGDAHELLDRLRVHAVASTALGALAVFLGWLAIA, from the coding sequence ATGGCCGATATTATAACCGAGTCGTCTGGCGTTCATATCGGCGACCGCGGACGCCTCCTGGGCGTGGTGTCCACGGCGGTGCTGGTGGCAGCGAGCGCGCTCGCGTTGACGACCGGGCGGATCAAACTGTTCGGTATCGCGTGGATCGCGTTCGCGGCGATGGCCGTCGCGGGGTGGCTGGGCGGGCGGACGCCGGGGCACCACACCGGGACGCTCGTGTGGGGCTACGGCCTCGCTGCGGGCGCGATGGTGACGAGCGCGGCGGTGTTCCTCCTCCCGCAGGCGATGGGCCAGAGCGCGGTGTTCGGCGGATTCGGCGTCGCGCTGGGCCTCCTCGTCGGCTACGGTGCCCACACGCTGGGGCACCGTCTCGCGCACATGGACCTCCCGCTGGACCGCTCGCTGGCAGAGTTGACCGCCCACGCGTTCAGCGCCGGCGCGATCATCGGCATCATCTACGGCAACATGCCCGAGTTGGGGCTGCTGCTCGGCCTCGCAATCGTCTCGCACAAGGGGCCGGCGGGGTACGCCGCGGTCCACCGGTTCGCCGGGCGTGGCGGCGAGTGGAGCGCCATCCTCCTGCCGGCGGCGGGCGTCGGCATCGCCGCCATCGCCTCGTCGTTCCTCGCGCTCCCGGCGTCGGCGGCGGTGCGCGGCGTCGTCTTCGGCTTCGCGACCGGCGTGTTCCTCCACGTCGCGATGGACTTCCTCCCCGAGTGTGAGATCGGCAGCGAGGTCCACGAGTCGCTCGACCACGAGGGCGACGCTCACGAGTTACTCGACCGCCTCCGCGTCCACGCGGTCGCCAGCACCGCCCTCGGCGCGCTGGCGGTGTTCCTCGGCTGGCTCGCGATCGCGTAA
- a CDS encoding prolyl oligopeptidase family serine peptidase: MTDSDADARARPPETPRRPETEQLHGESITDPYRWLEADDDEVAEWTAAQNEYAETVLDTPQRAALAERFDSLGRVDEYGPVTVAGDRLFQEVKRPDDEQPTLYAYDDAASVGSDDGHVLVDPNDWDGDGTVSVDWFVPGPDGNYLAYGVAEGGDEQYDVRVVDAATGAVVETVADAGRTQSNGFAWVDGDADGEPRGFYYVTTGAAGVERDADAGDEEASDDTDASASDDGASGDGQLDKAVRFHEFGAGTAPAEDHVVADDVDETTWPTLVTDGDALVAQFATGWERSDLYGYRGDPAEATLDPVLTGYDAVFTPTVDGDRGRLLLTTEHGADFGRVLSTPLADALAGDADDPEDYTELIGETDAVLREVEVAGDRIVAHYHRDASSEVVVLDADGSRERTVDLPAFPTVHGVDGASDAPTAFLVVQSFADPPSVRRVDLADGSTETLCRQSTAVEFDVEVSQERFESADGTTVPAFVVRRSDVAPDGDNPALVTGYGGFRVNRTPTFDRFRLPFLAAGGVFVLATLRGGTEYGDPWHEAGRRENKQRVFDDALAVADGVVDSGWADPDRVGVSGGSNGGLLVGALITQRPERFAVALCHVPLLDMLRFHRFLLGASWTTEYGHPEEDPEAFAYIRDYSPYHNAPEAAYPATMFTTALGDTRVHPCHARKMTALVQARHTGDDPVILRVGDDAGHGVGKPTSMQVRENSERWGFVFDQLGMDVDEL, encoded by the coding sequence GTGACCGACAGCGACGCCGACGCGAGGGCGCGACCGCCGGAGACGCCGCGACGACCCGAGACCGAGCAGTTGCACGGCGAGTCGATCACGGACCCGTACCGGTGGCTGGAAGCCGACGACGACGAGGTCGCCGAGTGGACCGCCGCGCAAAACGAGTACGCGGAGACCGTCCTCGACACGCCCCAGCGCGCGGCGCTGGCTGAACGATTCGACTCGCTCGGGCGCGTCGACGAGTACGGCCCCGTCACCGTCGCGGGCGACCGTCTGTTCCAGGAGGTGAAGCGCCCCGACGACGAACAGCCAACGCTGTACGCGTACGACGACGCCGCGAGCGTCGGGAGCGACGACGGGCACGTCCTCGTCGACCCCAACGACTGGGACGGCGACGGCACCGTCTCGGTGGACTGGTTCGTCCCCGGGCCGGACGGAAACTACCTCGCGTACGGCGTCGCGGAGGGCGGCGACGAGCAGTACGACGTCCGCGTCGTCGACGCCGCGACGGGCGCGGTCGTCGAGACCGTCGCCGACGCGGGTCGGACCCAGTCGAACGGGTTCGCGTGGGTCGACGGCGACGCAGATGGGGAACCGCGCGGGTTCTACTACGTGACGACGGGGGCAGCGGGCGTGGAGAGAGACGCAGACGCCGGCGACGAGGAGGCCAGCGACGACACCGACGCGAGCGCGAGCGACGACGGCGCCAGCGGCGACGGGCAACTCGACAAGGCGGTCCGGTTCCACGAGTTCGGCGCCGGCACGGCTCCCGCCGAGGACCACGTCGTCGCCGACGACGTGGACGAGACGACGTGGCCAACGCTCGTCACCGACGGCGACGCACTCGTCGCGCAGTTCGCCACGGGGTGGGAGCGGTCGGACCTGTATGGCTACCGCGGCGACCCCGCGGAGGCGACGCTCGACCCCGTCCTCACGGGGTACGACGCCGTGTTCACGCCGACGGTCGACGGCGACCGCGGGCGTCTCCTGCTCACGACCGAACACGGCGCCGACTTCGGGCGCGTACTCTCGACCCCCCTGGCGGACGCCCTCGCGGGCGACGCCGACGACCCCGAGGACTACACGGAACTGATCGGCGAGACGGATGCGGTGTTGCGCGAGGTCGAGGTGGCCGGCGACCGCATCGTCGCCCACTACCACCGCGACGCTAGTTCGGAGGTCGTCGTCCTCGACGCCGACGGCAGCCGCGAGCGGACGGTCGACCTCCCGGCGTTCCCGACCGTCCACGGCGTCGACGGGGCGAGTGACGCGCCGACGGCGTTCCTCGTCGTCCAGTCGTTCGCCGACCCTCCGTCGGTCCGCCGGGTCGACCTCGCGGACGGATCGACGGAGACGCTGTGTCGTCAGTCGACGGCGGTCGAGTTCGACGTCGAGGTGAGCCAGGAGCGGTTCGAGTCGGCAGACGGGACGACCGTCCCCGCCTTCGTCGTCCGCCGGAGCGACGTGGCTCCCGACGGCGACAACCCGGCGCTCGTGACGGGGTACGGCGGCTTCCGCGTGAACCGGACGCCGACGTTCGACCGGTTCCGCCTGCCGTTCCTCGCGGCCGGCGGCGTGTTCGTGCTCGCGACGCTGCGCGGCGGCACCGAGTACGGCGATCCGTGGCACGAGGCGGGACGCCGCGAGAACAAACAGCGCGTGTTCGACGACGCGCTCGCCGTCGCCGACGGCGTCGTCGACAGCGGGTGGGCCGACCCCGACCGAGTCGGCGTCAGCGGTGGCTCGAACGGGGGGTTGCTCGTCGGCGCGCTGATCACCCAGCGGCCCGAGCGGTTCGCCGTCGCGCTGTGTCACGTGCCGCTGCTCGACATGCTCCGGTTCCACCGCTTCCTGCTCGGTGCCTCGTGGACGACGGAGTACGGCCACCCGGAGGAGGACCCCGAAGCGTTCGCCTACATCCGCGACTACTCGCCGTACCACAACGCCCCCGAGGCGGCCTACCCGGCGACGATGTTCACCACCGCGCTTGGCGACACGCGGGTCCACCCCTGCCACGCGCGCAAGATGACGGCGTTGGTGCAGGCGCGGCACACCGGCGACGACCCGGTGATCCTCCGGGTCGGGGACGACGCTGGCCACGGGGTCGGCAAGCCCACGTCGATGCAGGTGCGCGAGAACAGCGAACGGTGGGGGTTCGTGTTCGACCAGTTGGGGATGGACGTCGACGAACTGTGA
- a CDS encoding alpha/beta hydrolase has product MTEATTLPDREPARRIDGRRPSRERFSTRRLSFTVDGDTCRATLYRPRDVDRPATVVLGHGFAAEAAFGLDRIAERIAAAGYAAVTFDYRGFGDSEGTPLVLPDRQVATWGGAVDRVRGIDSLGGGLALWGVSLAGGHVVRVAAERHDVDAVVARTPFADGRKLLRTKSPRYLLRATVAGVRDRVGGAVGRPHHVKVYGRPEEFAALNEPGALDGYASLIPRDSTWQNRTRARSLLALPRYRPVTHAADVDCPALVVAGTEDEVVPYAAAETLAHELPESSLVALPMGHFDPWGDRFTEVLAHEVAFLDAVFE; this is encoded by the coding sequence GTGACCGAAGCGACCACGCTGCCCGACCGCGAGCCAGCGCGACGGATCGACGGCCGACGCCCCTCGCGTGAGCGCTTCTCGACCAGACGCCTCTCGTTCACCGTCGACGGCGACACCTGCAGGGCGACGTTGTATCGCCCCCGCGACGTCGACCGCCCCGCGACGGTGGTCCTCGGGCACGGGTTCGCCGCCGAGGCGGCGTTCGGACTCGACCGAATCGCCGAGCGCATCGCCGCCGCCGGCTACGCGGCGGTGACGTTCGACTACCGCGGCTTCGGCGACTCCGAGGGCACCCCGTTGGTGCTTCCGGATCGACAGGTGGCCACCTGGGGGGGTGCCGTCGACCGCGTCCGAGGAATCGACAGCCTCGGTGGCGGCCTCGCCCTCTGGGGAGTGTCGCTGGCGGGCGGCCACGTCGTGCGCGTCGCCGCGGAGCGCCACGACGTGGACGCCGTCGTCGCGCGGACGCCGTTCGCCGACGGTCGCAAACTGCTGCGGACGAAGTCTCCGCGGTACCTGCTGCGCGCGACGGTCGCGGGCGTCCGCGACCGGGTGGGCGGAGCCGTGGGACGCCCACACCACGTGAAGGTGTACGGCCGCCCCGAGGAGTTCGCGGCGCTGAACGAACCCGGGGCGCTCGACGGCTACGCGTCGCTGATCCCACGCGACTCGACGTGGCAAAACCGGACGCGCGCACGGTCGCTGCTCGCGCTCCCGCGGTACCGGCCGGTCACGCACGCTGCAGACGTGGACTGCCCCGCCCTCGTCGTGGCCGGCACCGAAGACGAGGTGGTGCCGTACGCGGCCGCCGAGACGCTGGCCCACGAACTGCCGGAGTCGTCGCTGGTGGCGCTCCCGATGGGTCACTTCGACCCCTGGGGTGACCGATTCACCGAGGTGCTCGCTCACGAAGTCGCGTTCCTCGACGCCGTGTTCGAGTGA
- a CDS encoding amino acid permease has protein sequence MSGDEELAKDLGLLSALTIGVGTMIGAGIFVLPGQAAAAAGPAVALSFVIGGVISLFTALSASELGTAMPKAGGSYYYVNHALGPVFGSVAGWGNWMGLAFASAFYTLGFGEYLATFLPIPSVSLGLVTLSSFQIGALLAGATFILVNYVGAKETGRLQVVIVVALVSILTAFSVLGFLQADLSTLRPFFPAETGGASAILPATGLVFVSFLGFAKITTVAEELRNPGRNLPLAVVGSVVIVTVMYAIIMVVLMGVINWRQLGPDFTTTPVLDVAEIAFGTVGLAAVGVGVLTFAGLLATASSANASILASSRINFAMGRDKLISAALNDIHPRFATPYRSIAVTGALILLFIVIGDVKVLAKAGSVLHLIVYGLLNVALIVMREASPEEYDPDFEVPLYPVVPILGAVTSFGLIAFMDRNEIVLALLFVAGGLLWYFLYARSRTDKQGVLSEYVLSRREEFPDTAVSAAAAAKPDSNDYRVLVPLANPASEADLIELAANIARERGGSVDAVHIVSVPDQTSLEYAAEHVPEFDDTTDELLDRARLDAEELGVPVETSTVVSHQSFAEVFDVARTHDADLVVMGWGPEGHGAPGRVEGRIDELTQDLPCDFLVLKDRGFDPERVLVPTAGGPDSDLSAEVAGYLRSAFDSQISLLHVADDVGAGKEFLATWANEHGLGEADQIVESGEVEDAIARHAAAASLVIIGATERGMLSRLLSGALALDVVDEVDCSVLLAERPTNRSLRDRLFGR, from the coding sequence ATGAGCGGCGACGAGGAACTCGCGAAGGACCTCGGCCTGCTGTCGGCGCTGACCATCGGCGTCGGGACGATGATCGGCGCCGGCATCTTCGTGTTGCCCGGGCAAGCGGCCGCCGCCGCGGGCCCGGCCGTGGCGCTGTCGTTCGTCATCGGGGGCGTCATCTCGCTGTTCACGGCGCTGTCCGCCAGCGAGTTGGGGACAGCGATGCCGAAAGCGGGCGGCAGCTACTACTACGTCAACCACGCGCTCGGGCCGGTGTTCGGCTCCGTCGCGGGCTGGGGCAACTGGATGGGGCTGGCGTTCGCCTCGGCGTTCTACACACTCGGATTCGGCGAGTACCTCGCGACGTTCCTCCCGATCCCGAGCGTCTCGCTTGGGCTGGTCACGCTGTCGTCGTTCCAGATCGGCGCGCTACTCGCCGGGGCCACGTTCATCCTGGTGAACTACGTCGGCGCGAAAGAGACCGGGCGACTCCAGGTCGTCATCGTCGTCGCGCTCGTGTCGATCCTCACCGCGTTCTCCGTTCTCGGATTCCTGCAGGCCGACCTCTCGACCCTGCGACCGTTCTTCCCAGCCGAGACGGGCGGTGCGTCCGCGATCCTCCCGGCGACGGGGCTGGTGTTCGTCTCCTTCCTCGGCTTCGCAAAGATCACGACGGTCGCCGAGGAACTGCGCAACCCCGGTCGGAACCTCCCGTTGGCGGTCGTCGGGAGCGTCGTCATCGTGACCGTGATGTACGCGATCATCATGGTCGTGCTGATGGGCGTGATCAACTGGCGCCAACTCGGCCCCGACTTCACCACGACGCCGGTGCTCGACGTGGCTGAGATCGCGTTCGGCACCGTCGGGCTGGCGGCGGTCGGCGTCGGCGTGCTGACGTTCGCGGGACTGCTCGCCACCGCCTCCTCGGCGAACGCGTCGATCCTCGCGTCGTCACGGATCAACTTCGCGATGGGGCGGGACAAACTGATCTCGGCGGCGCTGAACGACATCCACCCGCGCTTCGCTACGCCGTACCGCAGTATTGCGGTCACCGGCGCGCTGATCCTCCTGTTCATCGTGATCGGCGACGTGAAGGTGCTCGCGAAGGCGGGCAGCGTGCTCCACCTCATCGTGTACGGCCTGCTCAACGTCGCGCTGATCGTGATGCGCGAGGCGTCGCCCGAGGAGTACGACCCCGACTTCGAGGTGCCGCTGTACCCGGTGGTGCCGATCCTCGGCGCGGTCACGTCGTTCGGCCTCATCGCGTTCATGGACAGAAACGAGATCGTACTCGCGTTACTGTTCGTCGCGGGCGGCCTCCTGTGGTACTTCCTGTACGCCCGGTCGCGCACCGACAAACAGGGCGTCCTCTCGGAGTACGTCCTCAGTCGGCGCGAGGAGTTCCCGGACACCGCTGTGTCGGCCGCGGCGGCAGCAAAGCCCGACAGCAATGACTACCGCGTGTTGGTCCCGCTGGCGAACCCCGCGAGCGAGGCCGACCTCATCGAGTTGGCGGCGAACATCGCTCGCGAGCGCGGCGGGTCGGTCGATGCCGTCCACATCGTCTCGGTGCCCGACCAGACCTCGTTGGAGTACGCGGCCGAACACGTCCCCGAGTTCGACGACACGACCGACGAGTTGCTCGACCGCGCCCGCCTCGACGCCGAGGAGTTGGGCGTCCCGGTCGAGACGAGCACCGTCGTCTCCCACCAGTCGTTCGCGGAGGTGTTCGACGTGGCCCGCACCCACGACGCCGACCTCGTCGTGATGGGGTGGGGGCCGGAGGGGCACGGCGCGCCCGGTCGCGTCGAAGGGCGCATCGACGAACTCACGCAGGATCTGCCGTGCGACTTCCTCGTGCTCAAAGACCGCGGCTTCGACCCCGAGCGCGTGCTGGTGCCGACGGCGGGTGGGCCCGACTCGGACCTTTCTGCGGAGGTCGCCGGCTACCTCCGGTCCGCGTTCGACTCGCAGATCAGCCTGCTGCACGTCGCCGACGATGTCGGCGCCGGCAAGGAGTTCCTCGCGACGTGGGCCAACGAGCACGGTCTCGGCGAGGCCGACCAGATCGTCGAGTCGGGCGAGGTCGAGGATGCGATCGCACGCCACGCCGCCGCCGCGTCGCTGGTGATCATCGGGGCGACCGAGCGCGGGATGCTCTCGCGACTCCTGAGCGGGGCGCTCGCGCTCGACGTCGTCGACGAGGTCGACTGCTCGGTGCTGCTGGCCGAGCGCCCGACGAACCGGAGCCTCCGCGACCGCCTGTTCGGTAGGTGA
- a CDS encoding TIGR00300 family protein: protein MTVSDVVELEGHIIDSGLMERAFTIVMDLGGEFDIEEFEVGTTKTAESYCRMRVIADDEATLDPILHELHQSGATLASPTDATLEPAPADNVVPDGFYSTTNHPTDVRIDGEWVPVDDIEMDCAVVVENGGVDEVTARTKVLNAIDEGDQVVTGDAGIRVRPPERPRDSSGPFGFMRGGVSAERPSRSLIRDIAEAVAETKAQGGRVLCVAGPAVIHAGGGPGLARLVGEGYIDAISAGNGFAVHDMERSMYGTSLGMDVETMEHPRKGHKHHIYTISEVIRAGGIEAAVEEGLVEEGVMYECVTNDRDFVLAGSIRDDGPLPDTITDAVEAQNAIREQAHEADLVLMLSSLLHSVAVGNCLPSTTRTVCVDINPATVTQLLDRGSAQAVGMVTDVGTFVPMLAEELLE from the coding sequence ATGACTGTCAGCGACGTGGTCGAGTTGGAGGGCCACATCATCGACTCCGGCCTGATGGAACGGGCGTTCACCATCGTCATGGACCTGGGCGGGGAGTTCGACATCGAGGAGTTCGAGGTCGGTACCACCAAGACCGCCGAGTCGTACTGCCGGATGCGCGTCATCGCCGACGACGAGGCGACGCTCGACCCCATCCTCCACGAGTTGCACCAGTCCGGCGCGACGCTCGCGTCGCCGACGGACGCGACCCTCGAACCGGCGCCAGCGGACAACGTCGTCCCCGACGGCTTCTACTCGACGACGAACCACCCGACCGACGTCCGCATCGACGGGGAGTGGGTGCCAGTCGACGACATCGAGATGGACTGTGCGGTCGTGGTCGAGAACGGGGGCGTCGACGAGGTGACCGCTCGGACGAAGGTGCTCAACGCCATCGACGAGGGCGACCAGGTCGTCACGGGAGACGCCGGCATCCGGGTGCGTCCGCCGGAGCGCCCGCGCGACTCCTCCGGGCCGTTCGGGTTCATGCGCGGCGGCGTCTCCGCCGAGCGCCCCTCGCGGTCGCTCATCCGCGACATCGCCGAGGCCGTCGCCGAGACGAAAGCGCAGGGCGGGCGGGTGCTGTGTGTCGCCGGCCCTGCAGTGATCCACGCGGGCGGCGGCCCCGGATTGGCACGCCTCGTGGGCGAAGGGTACATCGACGCCATCTCGGCGGGCAACGGCTTCGCCGTCCACGACATGGAGCGGTCGATGTACGGCACCAGTCTCGGGATGGACGTGGAGACGATGGAGCACCCGCGGAAGGGCCACAAGCACCACATCTACACGATCAGTGAGGTGATCCGCGCGGGCGGCATCGAAGCCGCCGTCGAGGAGGGCCTCGTCGAGGAGGGCGTCATGTACGAGTGCGTCACGAACGACCGCGACTTCGTGCTCGCGGGCTCTATCCGCGACGACGGCCCGCTCCCGGACACGATCACAGACGCCGTCGAGGCTCAGAACGCCATCCGCGAGCAGGCCCACGAGGCCGACCTGGTGCTCATGCTGTCGTCGCTGCTGCACTCCGTGGCGGTGGGCAACTGCCTGCCGTCGACGACGCGCACCGTCTGCGTCGACATCAACCCCGCGACCGTCACGCAACTGCTCGACCGTGGCTCCGCGCAGGCGGTCGGGATGGTGACGGACGTGGGGACGTTCGTGCCGATGCTCGCCGAGGAGTTGCTGGAGTGA
- a CDS encoding universal stress protein: MVLFVLATNSVHTSEELSDYLRERLAPGDEVHAINAHPGGDETTAEDAREGENALKTVETELDSVDGVTVETHQFIRGNRPAEEVLAYGDDVDADEFVIGIRKRSPTGKALFGSIAQDILLGSNLPLRVVPREEV; encoded by the coding sequence ATTGTGCTGTTCGTTCTTGCTACCAACTCGGTGCACACCAGCGAGGAACTGTCAGACTACCTGCGCGAGCGCCTCGCGCCCGGCGACGAAGTCCACGCGATCAACGCCCACCCCGGCGGCGACGAGACGACCGCGGAGGACGCCCGAGAGGGGGAGAACGCCCTCAAGACCGTCGAGACCGAACTCGACTCGGTCGACGGCGTCACCGTCGAGACGCACCAGTTCATCCGCGGGAACCGCCCGGCGGAGGAGGTGCTCGCGTACGGTGACGACGTCGACGCCGACGAGTTCGTGATCGGCATCCGGAAACGGTCGCCGACCGGGAAGGCGCTGTTCGGGAGCATCGCGCAGGACATCCTCCTCGGCTCGAACCTCCCCCTCCGCGTCGTCCCGCGCGAGGAAGTCTGA
- a CDS encoding GNAT family N-acetyltransferase gives MPGSVFATGETVELRTIEAEDAAFLAETVNDPRVRAGTATTTPYSVADERAWIDGIGDGRDVHLLACVDGDPVGVVGLDHVNETFGSVEVGYQFAPAHWGEGYATDAVETLCEYAFQQRRFHKVLAYVFETNPASARVLEKVGFRDEGRHREEAYVDGEYVDMLAFGLLEGEWRDSDSGYRRDA, from the coding sequence ATGCCAGGGTCGGTGTTCGCCACGGGCGAGACGGTCGAGTTGCGAACGATCGAGGCCGAGGACGCCGCGTTCCTCGCCGAGACGGTGAACGACCCGCGGGTGCGCGCCGGCACCGCCACCACGACGCCGTACAGCGTCGCCGACGAGCGAGCGTGGATAGACGGCATCGGCGACGGACGTGACGTCCACCTGCTCGCGTGCGTCGACGGTGACCCCGTCGGCGTCGTCGGCCTCGACCACGTCAACGAGACGTTCGGCTCCGTCGAGGTCGGCTACCAGTTCGCGCCCGCCCACTGGGGTGAGGGGTACGCCACCGACGCCGTCGAGACGCTGTGCGAGTACGCGTTCCAGCAGCGACGCTTCCACAAGGTGCTCGCGTACGTGTTCGAGACGAATCCGGCGTCGGCCCGCGTGCTGGAGAAGGTCGGCTTCCGCGATGAGGGGCGCCACCGCGAGGAGGCGTACGTCGACGGCGAGTACGTCGACATGCTGGCGTTCGGCCTGCTCGAAGGTGAGTGGAGAGACAGCGACAGCGGCTACCGTCGCGACGCCTGA
- a CDS encoding universal stress protein produces MLYVLATNSVERSEALCAYLDPRVAEGDTVHAVNSQRGGDHTTQEQLDRGKDALAVVNRRLSPVTAVETHQLVRGNSPAEDVLEFVERYEADEIVMGVRKRTPASKLLFGSVAQEILMNSTVPMRVVPVPGGR; encoded by the coding sequence ATGCTGTACGTCCTTGCCACGAACTCGGTCGAGCGCAGTGAGGCCCTGTGTGCGTACCTCGACCCCCGCGTCGCCGAGGGAGACACCGTCCACGCCGTCAACTCCCAGCGCGGCGGCGACCACACCACACAGGAGCAACTCGACCGCGGGAAGGACGCGCTCGCGGTCGTCAACAGGCGGCTCTCGCCGGTGACCGCCGTCGAGACCCACCAACTCGTCCGGGGGAACTCGCCCGCCGAGGACGTGCTCGAGTTCGTCGAGCGCTACGAGGCCGACGAGATCGTCATGGGCGTGCGCAAGCGGACGCCCGCCTCGAAACTGCTGTTCGGCAGCGTCGCTCAGGAGATCCTAATGAACTCGACCGTGCCGATGCGGGTCGTGCCGGTGCCCGGTGGCCGATAG
- a CDS encoding DUF7490 domain-containing protein produces the protein MSRERRLAAGAAAVVLVALLGVAAIPGVLANPAAEDLTRPGHVHIAESPAIDPGEVDGATATLTLHTRIGHAGNPTDNVSVRYRAYDAESGLLATERTVELDELTGERSVPVNTTIEVPREGGYVIETVVFRDGQVVDRDRTQISGLEALGTEVRFTDSDAVPPLAVSVASVDADANRTTLSVAASLTNRGTEPSGDLRVEVILRQAESNLVAAREETTASGIGPGRTADATTELTVPSDYNYYVDAAVYRDGVLVDTARSVANLDPTETISANETRRDVEFEVGDFAGDDDGAQARTEAPAATETSTATPGFGPVVALVALLAAALLAVRRTRS, from the coding sequence ATGTCACGAGAACGACGACTGGCCGCGGGTGCGGCCGCCGTCGTGCTCGTCGCCCTCCTCGGGGTCGCCGCGATACCCGGCGTCCTCGCGAACCCGGCCGCAGAGGACCTGACCAGACCCGGTCATGTCCACATCGCCGAGTCCCCGGCGATCGATCCGGGAGAGGTCGACGGCGCGACGGCGACGCTGACGCTGCACACCCGCATCGGCCACGCCGGCAACCCGACCGACAACGTCTCCGTGCGCTACCGGGCGTACGACGCGGAGTCCGGGCTGTTGGCGACGGAGCGGACAGTCGAGTTGGACGAGTTGACCGGTGAGCGGAGCGTCCCCGTGAACACCACTATCGAGGTGCCCCGGGAGGGCGGCTACGTCATCGAGACAGTCGTGTTCCGCGACGGGCAGGTGGTCGACCGCGACCGGACCCAGATCTCCGGCCTGGAGGCGCTGGGCACCGAGGTTCGCTTCACCGACAGCGACGCGGTGCCCCCGCTGGCGGTGTCGGTCGCCTCGGTCGACGCCGACGCGAACCGCACCACCCTCTCGGTGGCGGCGTCGCTGACGAACCGCGGCACCGAACCCAGCGGCGACCTCCGCGTGGAGGTTATCCTCCGGCAGGCGGAGTCGAACCTGGTCGCCGCCCGCGAGGAGACGACCGCGAGCGGCATCGGCCCGGGTCGGACCGCCGACGCGACGACCGAACTGACGGTGCCGAGCGACTACAACTACTACGTGGACGCCGCGGTGTACCGCGACGGCGTCCTCGTCGACACGGCGCGCTCGGTGGCGAACCTCGACCCGACCGAGACCATCTCGGCCAACGAGACGCGCCGAGACGTCGAGTTCGAGGTCGGCGACTTCGCTGGCGACGACGACGGCGCGCAGGCACGGACGGAGGCGCCGGCGGCGACCGAGACGAGCACGGCGACGCCCGGGTTCGGGCCGGTCGTCGCGCTCGTCGCGCTGCTGGCGGCGGCGCTGCTGGCGGTACGGAGGACGCGATCATGA